The DNA region GTGCTCGCCGTCGATCCGTCCTCGGCGCGCAGCGGCGGCTCCATCCTCGGCGACAAGACGCGCATGGCGCGATTATCGGTTGATCGCCAGGCCTTCATCCGACCATCGCCGGCCAGCGGCACGCTCGGCGGGGTGGCGGCGCGCACGCGTGAAGCGATGTTGCTTTGCGAGGCGGCGGGCTTCGACGTCATCCTGGTCGAGACGGTCGGGGTCGGCCAGTCGGAGACCACGGTCGCCGATCTCACCGATGTGTTCGTGGTGCTGATGCTGGCGGGTGCGGGCGACGAGCTGCAAGGCCTGAAGAAGGGCGTGCTCGAGCTTGCCGATATCGTGGCCGTGAACAAAGCGGATGGCGAAGGCTTGGCCAGGGCCAGGGTGGCGGCGGCCGAATATCAGGCGGCGCTGCATATCCTCGCCCCGCCGAGCGCCCGATGGAAGGTGCCGGTGCTCACCGTGTCGGGCATGGCCAATCTCAACCTCGACCGGTTCTGGGCGACCATATTGGAGCACCGCCATCTCGGAGAGGCCTCCGGCGAGCTCAGGCACCGCCGCCGGGCGCAGCAGGTCAAATGGATGCGGGCGCTGATCGAGGAGCGGGCGCTGGCGCGGCTGCGCAGCGATCCGGCTATCCGCGCCCGTCTGTCCGCGCTCGAGGCCGAAGTCGCCGCGGAGCGGCTGCTGCCCGACGCCGCGGCCGAGGAGATCGCCGCAATGTTGCAGATGCCGCAAGCCTGAGCGCCTGCGATACCGGCAGTTTCAGCGCCCTTTGGGCTTCTCGCGCGCCTTTCTCGGCCAGCGTGTGGGCCAGGAGACGATCCGCTCGAACAGGGCCTCCGTCCGGACCTCGTCCTCGCCGGCGCCGACCCGGCCGGCAGCCGAGATGCCGGCCTCGACCACGGTCTCCTCGCGCCCCGAGACCAGCGGATGCCACCAGGGCAGGTCCTGGCCGCGGGCCACCAACCGATAAGCGCAGCTCGGCGGCAGCCATGAGAGCGAACGGGCGAGATCGGGCGTCAGTTGGATGCAGTCGGGCACATGCTTTTGCCGATTGGCATAATCGCCGCAACGGCAGCTCCCCTTGTCGAGCAGACGGCAGCCGACATCGGTGGTATAGACGCGCCCGTCATCCTCGTCCTCGAGCTTGATCAGGCAGCAGCGGCCGCAGCCGTCGCACAGGCTTTCCCACTCCTCTTTCGTCATTTCGTCGAGGGTCTTGTGGCGCCAGAAACGATCGATAGCTCGGCTCATGCCCCCTTCTATCAGGGATTGCCGTTCTGTGGCCAGAAATTGCGGGCAGTTTAGCGATATCGGCTCGGGAATGGCGGCACCGTCCTTGCGTCGATCGGTGGAAGAAAGCTCGCCTTCGCTGGCATTGTCGCGATCCGATCGCTAAATGGATCGTTAAGAGGCGGCGGCGACGCGACCGCGCACCATTTGGGGACAGCATTTGATGCTGACGAACCCGAGTTCGCTCTGGGCAAAGATCAAGAGGCGGTTGCTCGGCGTCGATTCGCTCGTCGATTCGGGGCTGCACGGCGCCGGCGAACGGCTGGTGGACGGCTATCGGCGATTCGCGCTGCGCATGGACAAGCTGCATGTCTCAGGCGCGCGGCGGCTCATCGTGGAGCTGTTGAGCGAGGCGACGACGCTCGGCGCCGTCGGCTCGGTCGGGGTGTTGATGCTGGCCCAGCCCGCCTTTCACCTGACGAGCGATGATTTCCTGTCGCGCCAGGACCTCGCCGTGACCTTCCTCGGCCGCAACGGGGTCGAAATCGGCAAGCGCGGCTTGAAGCAGGATGCGACGATCCAGCTGACCGAGTTCCCCGACCATCTCCTGAAGGCGGTGTTCGCCACCGAGGATCGTCGCTTCTACGATCATTACGGCATCGATCCGGTCGGGCTGGTGCGCGCCTTGTCGGTCAATGCGCGGGCCTCGGGCGTGGTGCAGGGCGGCTCGACGCTGACCCAGCAGCTCGCCAAGAACATCTTCCTGTCGAATGAGCGCTCGCTCGACCGCAAGATCAAGGAAGCCTTCCTGTCGGTCTGGCTCGAACGGCGCCTGTCGAAGGCCGATATCCTGAAGCTCTATCTCGATCGCGCCTATATGGGCGGGGGCACGTTCGGGGTCGCTGCGGCCTCGGAATATTATTTCGGCAAATCGGTGAAGGACATCTCGCTCGCCGAAGCCGCGATGCTGGCCGGCCTGTTCAAGGCACCGACCAAATACGGCCCCTATGTCAACCTGCCGGCCGCTCGCGCCAGGGCGAACGACGTACTCTCCAACATGGTCGATGCCGGTTTCATGACCGAGGGCCAGGTGCTGGCGGCCCGGCAGAATCCGGCAACCCCCATCGACCGGCGCCGCGACTACAGCCCCGATTATTATCTCGACTACGCCTATGACGAGGTGCGCAAGCTCGCCGATGCCGGCAAGCTCGGCGGCGAGCGCTCGGTGATCGTGCGCACCGCCTTCGACGCCGATCTGCAGAAGAAGGCCGAGAGCTCGGTCGAGGCCTCGCTCCGCGACGAGGGCGATCGCTGGAATGTCGAGCAGGCCGCCATGGTGATCATGGAGCCCGACGGGGCGGTGCGCGTCATGATCGGCGGGCGCGACTATGGCGACAGCCAGTTCAACCGCGCCACCGATTCGCTGAGGCAGCCCGGGTCCTCCTTCAAGCCGATCGTCTATTCGACGGCGCTCGCAAGCGGCAAGTTCCACCCCGACACCGTGGTGGTCGACGCCCCGATCTGCATCACCAATTGGTGCCCCAGCAATTTCGGCGGCCGTTATATGGGGCGCGTCACTCTCACCCAGGCGATCACCCATTCGCTGAACAGCGTACCGGTGCGCCTGTCGATCGCGCTCGGTGACGGCAATCCCAAGGCCGGCCGGGCCAAGATCATCGAGATGGCCAGGCGGCTCGGCATCACCACGGAGATGAACGACACGCAGTCGCTGCCGATCGGCGCGGTCGGCGTGAACCCGCTCGAGATAGCCTCGGTCTATGCGGTCTTCGCCAATGGTGGACGCCGCGCTCCGCCGCATGCCGCCCTCGAGATCATGAACATCAAGGGCGAGACCATCTACACCTTCGAAAAGAATGGGGCGCCGCGCCCGCAAGTCCTGCCCACCCAGGTCGCGACCGACATCGTGTGGATGATGCGCCATGTGGTCGCCGAAGGCACGGGGCGCGCCGCCATCATCCCCGGCGTCATGCTGGCCGGCAAGACCGGCACCACCAATGCCAGCCGCGACGCCTGGTTCGACGGCTACAGCGCCTATCTGGTCGGCATCATCTGGATGGGCAATGACGATTACGAGCCGACCAACGGCATGACCGGAGGCACGCTGCCGGCCAAGACCTGGCATGAGGTCATGGCCTACGCGCATCAAGGCCTCGATCCGAAGCCCTTGCCCTACCAGCAATATGACGACAAACTCGACGGCACGGCCGCGGCGCGTGCCAAGGGGCAGCAGGTGCAGGAGACGGCATCCGCCGCGCCGCGCTCGCAGACGCTGTCGCGGCGCTCGATCGAGGTGATCAACGGCATCGAGAACCTGCTGACGCAGCCGGTCGCGGCGCGGCAATTGCCCTCCGGTCAGACGCGTATCCTGCAGCTCGAGGATGGCCGCATGAGTGCCGAGGCCGCCCCGGTCGAGCCGCACGCGCTGCGCTGACGGTGCGCGTGCAATGGGTGGAGTGTCGCGGCGATTCGATCTAAGGCGACAGCACCGATCTAAGGCGACAGCGCTCTTGGATCTCTCCTCAATCCCGCTCGGGCCGGCGAATATGCTGCGGATTCTTTCGATCCTCCTGGTGTTGTTCGGCGGCGCGGCAGCGGGCCTCTACAGCGCCAAGCTCATGCTCGACCGCAATGTCTCGGGCGATCTGGTGCGCGCCGGCCCCTGGGAGATGCGGGTGAGCGAGAGCCTGGTTGCGGCCGATCCTTACGCGCAGGCCGAAAGGGCGCGCTCGGGGGCCATCGCTCTGGCTTCGGGCGAAGGCTTCACCTTGACGGCGAACCGCGATTCGCAAGGCGAGCCCCTCGATGGGCGTTGCGTCTATGCGATCGCCGGGGCGACGCCGGCGGCGCGCTTCTGGAGCATCACCTTGTTCGACGAGGAGGGGCGTCCGGTCGCCAATGCGGCGCGTCGCCAGAGCTTCAGCTCGACGGAGCTGACGCGTGATACGCAAGGCGGCTTCAACATCGCGGTCGCCTCGCAGGCGCAGCCGGGCGATTGGCTGCCGGCGCCGGCGGCGGGTGGGTTCGTGCTGTATTTGCGTCTCTACGACACGCCGATCGGAGCCGGGGCCGCGCTCGGCAGCGAGCAGGTTCCCACGATCGTGAGGCTCGCATGCGCCTGATCGGGAGAATCGCCGAGACGCTCAGGTTGATCGCCTGCCTGGTCCTGGTGGCAGTGTCGGTGCATGTGGTGACCGTGCTGGTGGTGCCCTTCCTGTCGCGCGCGGACGCCTATTCGCTGGTGTCGCGACTTGGCCCGGAGCTGCAAGTGAGTGTGCTCGATCCGCGCAACAGGCTTCTCGATGCGATGGAGGATCCCGACATCTCGGCGTCCGTGTGCTCGTTCGATCTCGCCTCCGGGCCCGTCAAGCTGACCTTGCCGGTCAGCGCCGACGGCTTTGCCTCGATCGCCCTGCATCAGGAGGGCGGCGGCGCTTTCTTCGCCTTGTCGAATTCGGCGGCCGAGAAAGGCCGTATCGAGGTCGTGGCGCTGACGCCCGGCCAGGCGGTCGACAGGGCCGCGGAGGATGACGAGGAAAATCCGAGCGGAGAAGTGCGCGCCATCTCGTCGCGCACGCGCGGCTTCGCCGTGTTCCGCTCGCTCGCTCTGTTGCCGAGCCAGCGTCAGGCGGCCGCAGCCCTCGTCACCGGGGCACGCTGCGCGCATGTGGAGTGAAATTGGCCGAAAGGGGGCCGCCGATCCGCGTAGGTTGACGAGTGCTCGCGGCGATCGGGGCGGTCGAAGGAACCGAGCCCTTACGGAAAGCCTCAGCTGCCGCGCTGGCCGCCCGGCGAGCATGGGTTCGGTCCGGTCGATATGAGTTCGGATGATCTGGGCTCAGATGATCTGGGCGCCGGCAATCTCGGCACCTGCGCCTGGCCCAATTGCGGCATCTCCACCAGCGAAGTGGCGGTGATCGTCGCGGCTTCGTGCTCCGTGGCGGGGCGCTCATAGCGCACGCCGAGGAACAGGCTGATCGTGGCCCCGCCTGCGGGCAAAGGACCGCGCAGACGCGCGGGCCTTGCCCGCTCCAGCTCAGACAACAGAATGACGTGGCCCATCGTGTCCCCGCTCAATCCCGGCCGTCATGGCTTCCCAGGTCCATGGTCGCGCCGCTTGGTTAACGTCACGCTAACGCCATCGGATGTATTTTGCGGGTCATGGATGAGCTGAGCTTCCACGATCGCCCGATGCCACCCGATGCCTTTCCCGAAATCGCTCCGTTGATCGCCGCGGCCAAGGCCGACGGAATCGACGCACGCGTCGTTCTCCTGCGCGTCCTGACTGATCTCTTCGTCGGGCGCAAGCTGCCGACGCGTGCCGAGCTCGCGCAATTCGTGGCGCTCACGGAACCCATGATTCGCAGCGTCGACACGCAGGCGGCGGTCGCGGTGGCGCGTAAGCTTGCCGCCCATCCCGAGACGCCGCGCAAGGTGATCGAAGCGCTGCTCGCGCGTGACGATGAGGCGAGCTACGAGGCCTTGCGTCTCGCCATCGGCTTCGATCTCCAGGCGCTCGACGCCCTGGCCGAGACGGGCTCGCGCCTGGTCGCGGTCGCCATCGCCAGTCGCGATGAGCTGGCAGCGGGCACGGCACGCATCCTGGTGGATCGGTCGGAGGCCACTGTCGATCTCGCTCTGGCGCGCCGGGCGGCACCCGGCTTGCCGGGCGATGTCGTCTCACTCCTGGTCGCCAGGGCGCGCGGCAATCTCGACCTCGCCAAGCTCATCCTCGCCTGGCCGCGGCTGCCCTTTCTCGATCGCTGCTCGCTCTTCCTCGAAGCGGAGCCGCAGGAGCGTGCCGCCATCGCCACCGAGGCGACGCGTCGGGCCTTCCTCAAAAGGGCGCGGCCGAGCCCGCTGGCGCGCCAGGATATCGACCGGGCCATCCTCGATCTCGGTGGCGCCAATCCGGTGCGGCTTGCCGAAGCGCTCGCCGCCTGGCTCGGTTTGTCCGCGAGCGAGGCGACGGCAATCGTCGCCGATTCGACCGGGGAGGCGCTGATCATCGCCTTGCGCAGTTGCGGAGCCCGGCCGGCGCCGATCGTCACCCTGCTGCTGCGGCGCGGCCTGCACCTGTCGCGTTCCGTGGAACGCATCTTCGCGCTCGACCAGCTGGCGCGCGAAACGAGCGGGGCCGCCGCCGCCATGATCCTCTCCGCCTTCGCCCGGACGCGCTCTCGCCCGACACGCCATGTCGCGGCGCCGGGCATGCCACGCGATGGGGAGCCTGCGGAACGCGCGCAGGGCGCGCCGCGCACCGAGCAGCCGCTCGCCCAGCCTTTCAAGCGGCGCGAGCGCTCCCGCTGAGGGCGGTGTTTCAGCCTTGCGGCGGCCGCAAGATCGAGCGCCAGCACCAATGCAGGACCGACGGGTCGTCACTGTCGATGCCATGTGTCTGCAGCGTGTGCTGGATATCGCGCAACCGGTCCATGGCGGCGGCGCCGCGCTTGAGGCCGACGATCACCATCAGCATCTCGATCAGCAGAAGCTGCACCAGATAAGCGTCGGTGCCGACCCGCATGATCGGGTCGCGCGGCACGTCGTTGCCGAGCACGATATCGGCCATCTCGGCGAGCGGCGTGTGGCTGCGGGTGAGCGCGATGACCGTCGCGCCCCGCTCCTTGCCGACCTGCGCCGCCTCGAGCAGGGTCGGCATGCGTCCGACGAAGGAGACCGCCACCACGACATCGCCGGGACCGAGCGTGCAGGCTGAGGCGAGTTGATAATGCGCGTCGGAGAGGGCGCCGGCATTCAGCCCCAATCGGAAGAGGCGCGCCTGTAGATCCTGCGCCAGGAAGTTCGAGGTCGCGCCGGTACCGTAGCAATCGATGCGGCCGGCCTGGTCGATGGCGCGCGCCGCCCGCTCGACAGCGTCTGGATCGATGGTGCGCTGCCATTCGGCGAGCACGGCGGTGGCGCTGCCGACGACGTTGCGGATCACGTCCGCCGCCCCGTCGCCTCTCTGCACGCCGTGGTGGAGATAGGGCTGGCCGAGAGCGAGAGACCCTGCGAGCTTGAGCTTGAGGTCCGTCAGGCCTTCGCAACCGACCGCTCTGGCGAAGCGGACGATGCTGGGGGCGCTCACGCCGGCGCGTCGCGCCAGCTCGTCGACATTCTCGTGCACGGCCCGCTCCGGATCCTCGAGGATCATCGCGGCGATCCGGCGCTGCCCGGCCGAGAGCTGCTCCATGCCGGTGCGCAAGGTTCGGAGGATATCGGGTCTGGCGCCGTCGGCAGCGAGCGGCGCGGAGGCGGGCCCGGTGCGCTCGCCGGTCCGGTCGGTCACGGGGCGCCCGCCGGCATCTCTTGAATGTCAAAGTGACAGGCGAAGGTCTGGCCCTCTCCGGCATCCCGCAAGGACGGGATCTCGCGCGCGCAGATCTCGGCCGCATGCGGGCAGCGGGTGCGGAACACACAGCCCGAGGGCGGGCTGATCGGGCTCGGTATATCGCCCTTCAGGATACGCTCCACCTTCGGTGCCTCCGGATCGGGCTTCGGCGAAGCGGCGAGCAAAGCGCGCGTATAGGGGTGACGCGGGCGCGTCGTGACGCCTTGAGCCGGGCCGATCTCCATGATCCGTCCGAGATACAGGACCGCGATACGGTCGCACATCAGCTCGACCACGTCGAGATCATGCGAGATGAACAGCATCGACAGGCCGAAGCGGGCGCGCAGATCCTGCAGCAGGTTCAGCACCTGCGCCTGCACCGAGACGTCGAGGGCCGAGACCGGCTCGTCGGCGACGATCAGCCGCGGCTCGACCGCGAGCGCCCTCGCAATCCCGATGCGCTGGCGCTGCCCGCCCGAGAATTCGTGCGGGAATCGGCTCATATGGTCCGCCGGAAGGCCGACGGTCTCCAGGAGCTCGCCGATCCGCTCGGAGCGGCGTCCGGCGGCGAGGCGATGCGCGTCGAGCGCCTCGCCGATGATGTCGCGCACCCTCAGGCGCGGATTGAGGCTGGCATAGGGATCCTGGAACACCATCTGCGCCTTGCGGCGGAATGGCTTGAGGGCCCGCTCCGACAAGGTCGCGATATCCTCGCCGGCGAAGCGGATGGTGCCCGCCGAAGGCTCGAGCAGCCTC from Rhizobiales bacterium GAS188 includes:
- a CDS encoding methylmalonyl-CoA mutase metallochaperone MeaB, which encodes MLNRQVCSIARSALPHRRPAGCDIARAPSAAKLKAGPVAKSAASRLIGAVLKPDLDLDGLATLLRSGERAALARAITLVESTRPDHRLQARLLVSSLLPSTGEAIRIGITGVPGVGKSTLIDQFGSNLTTKGHRVAVLAVDPSSARSGGSILGDKTRMARLSVDRQAFIRPSPASGTLGGVAARTREAMLLCEAAGFDVILVETVGVGQSETTVADLTDVFVVLMLAGAGDELQGLKKGVLELADIVAVNKADGEGLARARVAAAEYQAALHILAPPSARWKVPVLTVSGMANLNLDRFWATILEHRHLGEASGELRHRRRAQQVKWMRALIEERALARLRSDPAIRARLSALEAEVAAERLLPDAAAEEIAAMLQMPQA
- a CDS encoding penicillin-binding protein 1A, whose product is MLTNPSSLWAKIKRRLLGVDSLVDSGLHGAGERLVDGYRRFALRMDKLHVSGARRLIVELLSEATTLGAVGSVGVLMLAQPAFHLTSDDFLSRQDLAVTFLGRNGVEIGKRGLKQDATIQLTEFPDHLLKAVFATEDRRFYDHYGIDPVGLVRALSVNARASGVVQGGSTLTQQLAKNIFLSNERSLDRKIKEAFLSVWLERRLSKADILKLYLDRAYMGGGTFGVAAASEYYFGKSVKDISLAEAAMLAGLFKAPTKYGPYVNLPAARARANDVLSNMVDAGFMTEGQVLAARQNPATPIDRRRDYSPDYYLDYAYDEVRKLADAGKLGGERSVIVRTAFDADLQKKAESSVEASLRDEGDRWNVEQAAMVIMEPDGAVRVMIGGRDYGDSQFNRATDSLRQPGSSFKPIVYSTALASGKFHPDTVVVDAPICITNWCPSNFGGRYMGRVTLTQAITHSLNSVPVRLSIALGDGNPKAGRAKIIEMARRLGITTEMNDTQSLPIGAVGVNPLEIASVYAVFANGGRRAPPHAALEIMNIKGETIYTFEKNGAPRPQVLPTQVATDIVWMMRHVVAEGTGRAAIIPGVMLAGKTGTTNASRDAWFDGYSAYLVGIIWMGNDDYEPTNGMTGGTLPAKTWHEVMAYAHQGLDPKPLPYQQYDDKLDGTAAARAKGQQVQETASAAPRSQTLSRRSIEVINGIENLLTQPVAARQLPSGQTRILQLEDGRMSAEAAPVEPHALR
- a CDS encoding Uncharacterized membrane protein yields the protein MRLIGRIAETLRLIACLVLVAVSVHVVTVLVVPFLSRADAYSLVSRLGPELQVSVLDPRNRLLDAMEDPDISASVCSFDLASGPVKLTLPVSADGFASIALHQEGGGAFFALSNSAAEKGRIEVVALTPGQAVDRAAEDDEENPSGEVRAISSRTRGFAVFRSLALLPSQRQAAAALVTGARCAHVE
- a CDS encoding Uncharacterized conserved protein, DUF2336 family; this encodes MDELSFHDRPMPPDAFPEIAPLIAAAKADGIDARVVLLRVLTDLFVGRKLPTRAELAQFVALTEPMIRSVDTQAAVAVARKLAAHPETPRKVIEALLARDDEASYEALRLAIGFDLQALDALAETGSRLVAVAIASRDELAAGTARILVDRSEATVDLALARRAAPGLPGDVVSLLVARARGNLDLAKLILAWPRLPFLDRCSLFLEAEPQERAAIATEATRRAFLKRARPSPLARQDIDRAILDLGGANPVRLAEALAAWLGLSASEATAIVADSTGEALIIALRSCGARPAPIVTLLLRRGLHLSRSVERIFALDQLARETSGAAAAMILSAFARTRSRPTRHVAAPGMPRDGEPAERAQGAPRTEQPLAQPFKRRERSR
- a CDS encoding transcriptional regulator, RpiR family; translation: MTDRTGERTGPASAPLAADGARPDILRTLRTGMEQLSAGQRRIAAMILEDPERAVHENVDELARRAGVSAPSIVRFARAVGCEGLTDLKLKLAGSLALGQPYLHHGVQRGDGAADVIRNVVGSATAVLAEWQRTIDPDAVERAARAIDQAGRIDCYGTGATSNFLAQDLQARLFRLGLNAGALSDAHYQLASACTLGPGDVVVAVSFVGRMPTLLEAAQVGKERGATVIALTRSHTPLAEMADIVLGNDVPRDPIMRVGTDAYLVQLLLIEMLMVIVGLKRGAAAMDRLRDIQHTLQTHGIDSDDPSVLHWCWRSILRPPQG
- a CDS encoding peptide/nickel transport system ATP-binding protein is translated as MTADPTPLLAVAGLTKVFGTPPRAVRAVTEVDLSIAPGEVLGLVGESGSGKSTIGRLVLRLLEPSAGTIRFAGEDIATLSERALKPFRRKAQMVFQDPYASLNPRLRVRDIIGEALDAHRLAAGRRSERIGELLETVGLPADHMSRFPHEFSGGQRQRIGIARALAVEPRLIVADEPVSALDVSVQAQVLNLLQDLRARFGLSMLFISHDLDVVELMCDRIAVLYLGRIMEIGPAQGVTTRPRHPYTRALLAASPKPDPEAPKVERILKGDIPSPISPPSGCVFRTRCPHAAEICAREIPSLRDAGEGQTFACHFDIQEMPAGAP